Within the Gossypium raimondii isolate GPD5lz chromosome 12, ASM2569854v1, whole genome shotgun sequence genome, the region ACAATGGCCATGACGAGGGTAGAAGAGTGTTGGGGGCAAATACTCAATTGTGAGATAGATGTCCCAAAGCTGAAAGAGTTCGCAAGGACAAGGTCCTCAAGTGATGCGGACAACTTCTTGTAAAAAATAGAGTAATATTTTCGTAGAAAAGGCATAATGGACGATGCTACTGAGGTAAACACTATTGCTATGTATATCACTTATGTTGTTTTGTTATGGCGGCGTCATAAGTTCACAAATGTGAGACATGATGGATCTGTAATTGGGATTTGGGagagtttcaaaagaaattcaAGACACAATTTTACCCGGAGTATACCGAGGATGAGGCTCGAGCAAAGTTACAATGGCTTACGCAACGTGGCACAATTAAGGAGTATGTACGGGATTTCAGTGAACTTAagttccaaattttttatttaagcgaGAAAGagtcatttttctcttttatggATAGGTTGAACCCATGGAAAAAATAAGAGTTACAATGCCAAGGAGTCTAGGAATTTACAAAAACCATGATAGCGGAGTCCTTAACTGAATTGTTCCGAGGAAGGACAGATTCAAGTCTTTCAGGCCCAATGGGAAGGGCAATGGTGGGGGAGGTCATGAGGAAGATGAAGAGGGAGATAGTGACGATGGAAACGGTAATAGTGGCAATGGTGGCAATAAAAAACCACAAAATGATAAATGGAAATCCAAAGACAACTTGAAGGAGAAGGGGAGCAAGATAAAATGCTTCCTTTGTGACGGTCCTCATATGATAAGGAACTGTCTGAATAAATCCGTATTTTCTATCATCAGAGAGGATGATAACCCAAAAAAATGCTTAAGAGGATTAGTTCGATCGTGCATGGTGTCAAAGCCAAGAAAGGCAAAGAGAGCAAGAAAAAGCTAGTGGAGTGCTTCTTTTGTAGTGGTCCCCATAGGTTGTGGGACTGTCCATAGCGATCTAAGCTAGCCGCAACTACTGGAAAAGATGAAGCGGAGCCTAAGGTGGATAGGTTATCAAAGTTTGGATCAATGATACTCATTCTTACAAAAAAAGATTACGAATATGTAGGGTTGATGTTTATGGACATCAACATCGCAGGCCAGAAAAATAGTGCTATTGTTGACACGGGAGCATCTATTTGTTCATATCGGAGAAAGTCGTGGGTAAACTTGGTCTTTCGGTTAGCAAATCGACCAAGACAATCAAGATGGTGAATTCCAAAAAGGTCCCAACTATGGGAGTAGCACAAGGAGATGAGTTGCAAATCGGTTAGGGGAAGGGCATCGAAGATTTCAAGGTAATTCATTTAGATGATTATGATTTCGTGCTTGGCTTAAACTTCCTTAATCGGATTAATATTGGTTTGGCTCCTTATGTCGATTGCATGCATATCTTGGATCCTTAACAACCATGATGCAGTATATCAGTGAGTCGAGACATAAAGGTTGGGACCAATGTGTTGTCGAAAATCCAGCTAGCCAAAGATGTTTTATATGAGAGGAATATTGGCTCGGTAGATCGAACAGTTAAGGAAGCCCTTTCGGAAATGCTAGTGGGGCATGAAACCAATATAAAACATGTTAAGCTATCAGTGGAGCTACCACCTATGAGAGAGGTGAGTTGTGCATCAAACTTTGGGGGTAAAGTGATGATGGAAACTAGGCAGTTAAGACGAGTAAATATTGCGAGTGAGTTACATCTCAAACACTTTGGTAGTGTTTTACATTTTAACTTACCTTTGGCTTGACAAAGGCACAGTGGACCTTTAAAAGTTCTGAAGCAGGTGGGCCAATGGGCTTACAAGCCAAAAGTAGTAGTGAGGCTCAAGGTAAACCTAGTGTTCAATGTAGGCATGCCGAAGTTAATGTATACAAATCAAGGGGATTTCAATCGAGGCAAGTCACTATGTGGGCGAGTAAGAGCGGCGAGCTCTTATAAACGAGATGTACCAACGAGCGGCATGGTTCGAGTTAGGAGACAACAAAAGTTGAAGCAAATGTTCTAAGGGGCGAAACTATCCAATAATGAGATTAGTCGGGAAAGAGCCAAGATGTCGAGAAAGTTTCGAGACGAATCAAACCAGTGTCATTGCGATGACACAACGAGGGCATTACTATAATGAGTGGGGGAGAATGTCTTGGGCCACAATTCGAAGCATGTGACCAAAGCACAAATAGTGTCCCATGAAGCCTATCATTTGACCTACTTGAATTGGCCCGATTTAAAGAAAAAGTGATGAAGtccatctacttgaagccttggtggccTAGTGTGGCAATTATGGGAAATTGGGGCTACCTTGGTAAATAGGGAAAGTAATCTTAGTAGATATTTAATCtgataagatttgattttgtaatctaAGGGATCATGTAAATCCCTTAATTGTAGATATGCTTCGATCTCGTCTGTTAATGTAACTCGATCTATTCCGtcgattttgggggagctcaactataaataaagagCCTCCCCTCGGTTGTAATCATATATTGTTTTTGTATTATTTGAGTGAAAGAATATATTGAGAACATTTACTTAAACACCTTGtatacattatttttttgtggCTATTCTACTCCTTCGAGCCTTTTTTGTCTTTGAGATTGTTTCTGCTATATTTTGGTGCCTTAAAAGAATTTTGTGAGAATTATCTTTTACGAGAGTTAGACTGACTTAGgcgaatttgaaaaaaaaaaatcaccacGGGAATTGTGAGACAAAGAGTCTAGCCATGTGACATATATAGCTTGTTAAGGTATAGACATTGTACGCGTCATTGTATACTTTAGCTTATGCATTGTACAAGGGGGTTTTGGCTATATATTTAGGGTAAGAAGAAGAGTGATACTGATAGTTACCTACCCTGTaatattttgaagaaaatttgaacaatttaaatttgatttcaccGGTAGGTCCCACATTTGCCAAGTTCAAACCTGAATCCaagaaattcaaattaaaaacaaatagagCCCTGCGTTCAGAAATACCCTGTGACAACTTAGTTTAAGCTGTGAACCACACAAATTCAGGCACCCACTTTTGCTATAAACTTTAAATCTCGCACCAGAGAGGACACAGATTTATTCAATGGCCTATTATAGAAGAGGGGACTCCATCCTTGATTCATTCTCTTTAAGCCCTTTGCCTTATCCTGTTCTGTTAATCCTAGCAGTGACATCAATATTTCTTGGGATGTCATGGTATGTGAACTATGAATCAGTTCTGGAAACCGCTGAAGAGCAACTGAGTTGGGTGCTTTTCGCCACACCAGTTGTGTTGATACTCTTGGCTCGTTGGGTGTCATCTATGGATACTTCCGATATGTTATTTGGTTCATCGCCATGGGAACGTCGCCGCCAGACTCACCATCGTCCTTCCGAGGGTAGCTCACCTTGGATTGTGGCTGCTTTCATTGTGCTGCTGCTGATTTTGGTACAGTATCAGTCAGTTTTTCGCGAGAGCTGGCTGGTATGATACTGTATATATGTTTAGATACATGGAAAAAACTAGTTGtgtatttcttattttggttggtttttagGTGTTTCATATGTGATAGATTGAACTGGGTTTGGCTTTATTAGATCAAGTATAAGCATGTATGATAGTTTTGTATTGTAAATAACATTGCAAAACACAAAAGAAGTTGCTTGTTTAACAGAGTATCTGATGGTTTTAATGTTTTGGtcataaaaatatttgcttGCATAGACATAATTTCTACCAGAAAAAATCAGACCCTACTTTGGATTCTTcgaaaattgaatgatataattTCAGTTGAAGACAAGAATTTTTTTGCCTGAATAAAACTCTATTTAATCAGCAGAGAGTAGAAGTTAAGTTTCATGAATTGTctgaaatgatttattaaagTCCAAGATTCcaaggtttttttctttcttgtcctGCTTCAAGCAAAACCTGATGCTAAGTTTGAAAGGAAAGCTCAAGCAAGAAGGAACCTTCTTTTACTAATAAAGTGGTTGCTTGTTCTTACAAGTTATCTGTAATTTATGTCTGTTTTTATtgagattatatattatatgttgcTAGAATTAAGGGATTGATAGACATGTGTTGCCATAATCCCATATACATCCTTCCT harbors:
- the LOC105762912 gene encoding uncharacterized protein LOC105762912, translated to MAYYRRGDSILDSFSLSPLPYPVLLILAVTSIFLGMSWYVNYESVLETAEEQLSWVLFATPVVLILLARWVSSMDTSDMLFGSSPWERRRQTHHRPSEGSSPWIVAAFIVLLLILVQYQSVFRESWLV